The Cyanobacteria bacterium QS_8_64_29 genome includes a window with the following:
- a CDS encoding histone deacetylase, which translates to MPVAVIHSPQFRQHATGGMHPERPERLDAIEEALQAAPWADRLQWQQPSSPQQRDALGWVQQLHSAEYVDRVQELAERGGGRIDADTVVSAQSYEVVLLAVSAWLDGVDWVLSLGEPAFVAARPPGHHAVRSRGMGFCLFGNAAIAAHYALAQPGIERVGILDWDVHHGNGTQHFVGRNPQIAYCSLHQASGFPGTGRADERGEHGNVLNLPMADGSTWAAYRPRLEDEALPFLQQFAPDLLIVSAGYDAHRDDPLASVALEAGDYSAMAERCLQLTPYTLLGLEGGYDLAALGESVRATLARCAGVPASA; encoded by the coding sequence ATGCCCGTTGCCGTCATTCACTCGCCCCAATTCCGACAGCACGCCACTGGCGGCATGCACCCCGAGCGACCGGAGCGCCTAGATGCCATTGAGGAGGCGTTGCAAGCGGCTCCCTGGGCGGATCGCTTGCAGTGGCAGCAGCCCAGCTCGCCCCAACAGCGGGATGCTTTGGGGTGGGTGCAACAGCTCCACAGCGCTGAGTATGTCGATCGCGTGCAGGAGCTGGCCGAGCGCGGCGGCGGCCGGATCGATGCCGATACCGTTGTTTCGGCGCAAAGCTACGAGGTGGTGCTCCTGGCGGTCAGCGCCTGGCTGGATGGCGTTGACTGGGTGCTGAGCTTGGGCGAGCCGGCTTTTGTGGCTGCCCGACCGCCGGGGCACCACGCCGTGCGCTCGCGCGGGATGGGCTTTTGCCTGTTTGGCAACGCCGCGATCGCGGCCCACTACGCCCTGGCGCAACCGGGCATCGAGCGCGTGGGCATCCTGGATTGGGACGTCCACCACGGCAACGGCACGCAGCACTTTGTCGGCCGCAACCCGCAAATCGCCTACTGCTCGCTGCACCAAGCCTCGGGCTTCCCCGGGACCGGGCGCGCCGACGAGCGCGGCGAGCACGGCAACGTTCTCAACCTGCCCATGGCCGATGGCAGCACCTGGGCGGCGTACCGACCACGCCTAGAGGACGAAGCGCTACCGTTTTTGCAGCAGTTCGCGCCGGATCTGCTCATTGTCAGCGCGGGTTACGACGCCCACCGCGACGACCCGCTGGCCAGCGTTGCGCTGGAGGCGGGCGACTACAGCGCCATGGCCGAGCGCTGCCTGCAGCTTACGCCCTACACGCTCTTGGGGCTGGAAGGGGGCTACGATTTGGCCGCCCTGGGTGAGAGCGTGCGCGCCACCCTGGCGCGCTGCGCGGGCGTGCCCGCCTCTGCGTGA